A genome region from Glycine max cultivar Williams 82 chromosome 5, Glycine_max_v4.0, whole genome shotgun sequence includes the following:
- the LOC100780826 gene encoding Pyruvate dehydrogenase E1 component subunit beta-2, chloroplastic-like: MATLFQGLGVVNPSLSSSNSNNFLLPSRTSLSERKDGIFVVRSDARVSSKVLKAGARKHELLVTNAVATKEGSSAASTSKSGHELLLFEALREGLEEEMERDPCVCVMGEDVGHYGGSYKVTKGLATKFGDLRVLDTPIAENSFTGMGIGAAMTGLRPVVEGMNMGFLLLAFNQISNNCGMLHYTSGGQFKIPIVIRGPGGVGRQLGAEHSQRLESYFQSIPGIQMVACSTPYNAKGLMKAAIRSENPVILFEHVLLYNLKERIPDEEYVLSLEEAEMVRPGEHVTILTYSRMRYHVMQAAKTLVNKGYDPEVIDIRSLKPFDLHTIGNSVKKTHRVLIVEECMRTGGIGASLTAAITENFHDYLDAPIVCLSSQDVPTPYAGTLEEWTVVQPAQIVTAVEQLCK, encoded by the exons ATGGCGACCCTTTTCCAGGGATTGGGAGTTGTGAACCCGTCATTGTCTTCTTCCAACTCCAACAACTTCCTGCTTCCTTCTCGTACATCCCTCTCTG AGAGAAAAGATGGCATATTTGTAGTCAGATCTGATGCAAGGGTAAGCAGCAAGGTTCTGAAGGCCGGAGCTCGCAAGCATGAATTGTTGGTTACTAATGCAGTCGCA ACAAAGGAAGGCAGTTCTGCGGCTTCTACATCAAAATCTGG gcatGAACTTCTCCTTTTTGAGGCCCTACGTGAAGGTTTGGAAGAAGAAATGGAGAGGGATCCTTGTGTATGTGTCATGGGCGAAGATGTAGGTCACTATGGAGGATCCTACAAGGTGACTAAAGGCCTTGCCACAAAGTTTGGGGACCTTAGAGTTTTGGACACACCTATTGCTGAGAACTCCTTCACGGGCATGGGCATTGGGGCTGCCATGACTGGTCTGAGGCCAGTTGTTGAGGGCATGAACATGGGATTTCTACTTCTGGCATTTAACCAGATTTCTAACAATTGTGGCATGCTCCATTACACTTCTGGAGGCCAGTTTAAGATACCCATTGTCATTCGTGGACCTGGTGGAGTTGGGCGGCAACTTGGAGCAGAGCACTCGCAGCGATTGGAGTCATATTTTCAGTCAATCCCTGGAATCCAGATGGTGGCTTGCTCAACCCCTTACAATGCCAAGGGCTTGATGAAAGCTGCAATCCGGAGTGAGAACCCTGTGATTCTTTTCGAGCATGTTTTGCTTTATAACCTCAAGGAGAGAATTCCAGATGAAGAGTATGTATTGTCACTTGAAGAAGCTGAGATGGTTAGGCCTGGGGAGCATGTTACAATATTAACGTACTCCAGGATGAGGTATCATGTCATGCAAGCTGCTAAGACACTGGTGAACAAGGGGTATGACCCTGAAGTAATTGATATCAGGTCTTTGAAACCATTCGATCTTCACACAATTGGGAACTCGGTGAAGAAGACACATCGTGTGCTAATTGTGGAAGAGTGTATGAGGACGGGTGGAATTGGGGCTAGTTTGACCGCTGCTATTACTGAAAATTTCCATGACTATTTGGATGCCCCTATAGTATGTTTATCCTCTCAGGATGTGCCAACTccttatgctggcacattggaGGAATGGACAGTGGTTCAACCTGCTCAAATTGTGACTGCAGTTGAGCAACTCTGCAAGTGA
- the LOC100780826 gene encoding pyruvate dehydrogenase E1 component subunit beta-2, chloroplastic-like isoform X1 codes for MATLFQGLGVVNPSLSSSNSNNFLLPSQRKDGIFVVRSDARVSSKVLKAGARKHELLVTNAVATKEGSSAASTSKSGHELLLFEALREGLEEEMERDPCVCVMGEDVGHYGGSYKVTKGLATKFGDLRVLDTPIAENSFTGMGIGAAMTGLRPVVEGMNMGFLLLAFNQISNNCGMLHYTSGGQFKIPIVIRGPGGVGRQLGAEHSQRLESYFQSIPGIQMVACSTPYNAKGLMKAAIRSENPVILFEHVLLYNLKERIPDEEYVLSLEEAEMVRPGEHVTILTYSRMRYHVMQAAKTLVNKGYDPEVIDIRSLKPFDLHTIGNSVKKTHRVLIVEECMRTGGIGASLTAAITENFHDYLDAPIVCLSSQDVPTPYAGTLEEWTVVQPAQIVTAVEQLCK; via the exons ATGGCGACCCTTTTCCAGGGATTGGGAGTTGTGAACCCGTCATTGTCTTCTTCCAACTCCAACAACTTCCTGCTTCCTTCTC AGAGAAAAGATGGCATATTTGTAGTCAGATCTGATGCAAGGGTAAGCAGCAAGGTTCTGAAGGCCGGAGCTCGCAAGCATGAATTGTTGGTTACTAATGCAGTCGCA ACAAAGGAAGGCAGTTCTGCGGCTTCTACATCAAAATCTGG gcatGAACTTCTCCTTTTTGAGGCCCTACGTGAAGGTTTGGAAGAAGAAATGGAGAGGGATCCTTGTGTATGTGTCATGGGCGAAGATGTAGGTCACTATGGAGGATCCTACAAGGTGACTAAAGGCCTTGCCACAAAGTTTGGGGACCTTAGAGTTTTGGACACACCTATTGCTGAGAACTCCTTCACGGGCATGGGCATTGGGGCTGCCATGACTGGTCTGAGGCCAGTTGTTGAGGGCATGAACATGGGATTTCTACTTCTGGCATTTAACCAGATTTCTAACAATTGTGGCATGCTCCATTACACTTCTGGAGGCCAGTTTAAGATACCCATTGTCATTCGTGGACCTGGTGGAGTTGGGCGGCAACTTGGAGCAGAGCACTCGCAGCGATTGGAGTCATATTTTCAGTCAATCCCTGGAATCCAGATGGTGGCTTGCTCAACCCCTTACAATGCCAAGGGCTTGATGAAAGCTGCAATCCGGAGTGAGAACCCTGTGATTCTTTTCGAGCATGTTTTGCTTTATAACCTCAAGGAGAGAATTCCAGATGAAGAGTATGTATTGTCACTTGAAGAAGCTGAGATGGTTAGGCCTGGGGAGCATGTTACAATATTAACGTACTCCAGGATGAGGTATCATGTCATGCAAGCTGCTAAGACACTGGTGAACAAGGGGTATGACCCTGAAGTAATTGATATCAGGTCTTTGAAACCATTCGATCTTCACACAATTGGGAACTCGGTGAAGAAGACACATCGTGTGCTAATTGTGGAAGAGTGTATGAGGACGGGTGGAATTGGGGCTAGTTTGACCGCTGCTATTACTGAAAATTTCCATGACTATTTGGATGCCCCTATAGTATGTTTATCCTCTCAGGATGTGCCAACTccttatgctggcacattggaGGAATGGACAGTGGTTCAACCTGCTCAAATTGTGACTGCAGTTGAGCAACTCTGCAAGTGA